Part of the Spinacia oleracea cultivar Varoflay chromosome 5, BTI_SOV_V1, whole genome shotgun sequence genome, GTGGGAAATCGTTCTACAAGAGTTGAGACCCTTCTGAATTCTGTGTCTTCTCACACTAATTAGAAGAAGGAGAAACTTAAtgttttataatcaatcaagaACTTCGACTTCTGTAAGATTTTGAGGCTCCATTTTCATTAAGAAaaagcttactcttgattaaacttcaagtcgatttaaCAATGCTTGAAGATGTCAAACTATTAAGACCTGACAAAACTACTGTACCCTTCTGTATTTCTGTAAGATTAAGATGTAAAATTGCCAACAGGATCTGCTGATAAAAGTGAAGCATAACTTGTTAAGATGTTCCTCAAAGCTAAGATAATCACAACATTTGGAAATGTTAAAACTGGATGTGGATATCTAACGTCATTCATACGAAGTATTTAGGCTCAACAAGGCAGATATGAACATACTTGTAGTTGTATGACCTAAGACTGTACGTCAATCTTAGTTTAGCCTTCCATCATGGCTTTTGCAGCATCAATAATACTGTCTCTAAGATCCTTTGGAGCGCGGCCTAAGACTGTATAGCCTTCTTTGTCTTCAATATCTACATCTGCTCCGTGTCTCACTAGAAGAAGTGCAACCTGTCACCAAATCAATTCCAGAAATTAGAATATGAAGCCTAATTCATATAGCCGACAGTAATGAACTCTTGTTTTTGCAACTGGTAAACGGAGTAAAATGGTGTGATTGAGTTTTAGGTGTGGCAATAGcagggaaaaaaagaaaaaaaagaaatgaaCATATTGGCCATTTTCAATAGCTCAATTGGTGAGCGTTTGCAAATCTAACTGATGTAATACCAGATACGACTCCAGTCTGAAGAGGTTTTTGTCAACTGATATTCATTTCAGCAAACTCCACACAAGTACAGAAACAGGGCCACTTATCAAAGTTTCAGCAGACGAAGAAGGCAATAAAACCCAACTTCACCCTTCTTTTTCTTCAATGTGAAATTATTAGTGAAGTTTGAGGGAAGACAAAAGAAAGTTATCACATAGCTAAGCCCATTAAGAAGATAACATAAAAAGTTATCTCTATCTAATATTTACCTGTTTGTTTTCACATATGACAGCAGTCATTAGAGGCGTCTGATTAGCTTTGTCAAGGGCATCGATCTCAGCTCCTTCTTCAATGAGGAATTCACACAGCTCTGAGTGTCCTGTGCTAGCTGCACGATGCAGTGGTGTGCATCCAACCTAAAACAAATGCTTGAGCTTCAGCCGCTATGTAGCATCATGAGTACTTTTACAAAAAGAACGACgaaacgcaaaaaaaaaataaaaaaatgttgtttTCACTATAAAAAATCTAGTGATAAATACTGAACCTTATCCTTAACATTGATGTTTGCACCGTGAACAAGCAACATGTCAGCAATCTTCACCCATCCCTTGCTAGCAGCATAGTGAAGAGCAGCTCGACCACCATCATTTTTCAAGTTAACATCAGCTCCTGTCCATAATAATATAACTCATGTAATATAAGAAATAAATTTTTGAAGTAAAATATACATCCAATAACAAAAACATTGAGCAGCAAGAAGGTATAGAAGGAGGTTGATTAGCAAAATCATTCCCAAATAAACAGATCAGCAACTCAGCACAAGGTGCAACAACTAATAAGCCGTCTCTGAGAATTGCAGTCACGTCACCAAAAAATGTATTACGAATTTCACCACAGATGGGGTTTTCGGACGTTGAGAAGTGAGAAGATTAACCTCTAACCACCGTAAAATAGTAGAGATGCTATTT contains:
- the LOC110794469 gene encoding uncharacterized protein, giving the protein MEMEIDASKETETTATDLFKAAESGDASLFHTFSSDQLSNFLSLRNEDGRSLLHVATSSAHSKLVGILAEADSLGKVINSKDEEGWAPIHSASSIGNLDILQILLTKGADVNLKNDGGRAALHYAASKGWVKIADMLLVHGANINVKDKVGCTPLHRAASTGHSELCEFLIEEGAEIDALDKANQTPLMTAVICENKQVALLLVRHGADVDIEDKEGYTVLGRAPKDLRDSIIDAAKAMMEG